One region of Rhodothermales bacterium genomic DNA includes:
- a CDS encoding Gfo/Idh/MocA family oxidoreductase has product MASDRIGIGFVGSGFIARFHIQSFLAVRDADINGVFSPSIESAESAAALARSLGVGEAKAFGSITEMVSDPAIDAVWICGPNHVRIENMEEIVAAVKSGARLRAVACEKPLARNVREAKRMRELVDEAGLLHGYLEDQLFTPGLVRSHDILWKRGASIAGRPYLARAAEEHSGPHRAWFWRGDMQGGGVLNDMMCHSVEVGRFLLTEPGKPRDSLRLRKVSAQIASLKWTRPKYAKILKETYGSEVDYERSPSEDFARATFEYEDESGNTLISETTTSWSFVGAGLRLSAELLGPEYSMSYNTLDSGVKVFLSRHVHGDAGEDLVEKQNAEQGLMPIVGNEAAAYGYEGENRYFAQAFREGRQPEYGFDDGVEVVELLMTAYMSAEQERTIEWPPEGLEDFVPAVARGTWKG; this is encoded by the coding sequence ATGGCATCAGACAGGATCGGCATCGGCTTCGTAGGAAGTGGTTTCATCGCCCGCTTTCACATACAGTCTTTTCTAGCGGTGCGAGACGCGGACATTAACGGAGTCTTCAGTCCCAGCATCGAGAGTGCAGAAAGTGCGGCCGCGCTGGCGCGTAGTCTCGGAGTCGGCGAGGCGAAGGCTTTCGGTTCGATCACCGAGATGGTGTCCGACCCCGCCATCGATGCGGTCTGGATATGCGGCCCGAACCATGTGAGGATTGAAAACATGGAGGAGATCGTGGCGGCCGTCAAAAGCGGTGCACGACTCAGAGCGGTGGCCTGCGAGAAACCGCTTGCGCGGAACGTGCGAGAGGCGAAGCGAATGCGCGAACTGGTGGACGAGGCGGGGTTGCTGCACGGGTATCTGGAAGATCAGTTGTTCACCCCCGGACTCGTGCGCAGTCATGACATCCTGTGGAAGCGGGGTGCATCGATAGCCGGGCGCCCCTATCTGGCCCGTGCCGCCGAGGAGCACAGCGGTCCGCATCGCGCCTGGTTCTGGCGGGGCGATATGCAGGGTGGCGGAGTCCTCAACGACATGATGTGCCACAGCGTCGAGGTCGGCCGTTTCCTGTTGACCGAGCCGGGGAAGCCGCGCGACAGTCTGCGCCTGAGGAAAGTTTCGGCACAGATCGCCAGCCTGAAATGGACGCGGCCGAAGTATGCGAAAATACTCAAGGAGACATACGGTTCCGAGGTGGATTATGAGCGATCCCCGTCGGAGGATTTCGCGCGGGCGACGTTCGAGTACGAAGACGAATCGGGCAACACGCTGATCTCCGAAACGACCACGTCTTGGAGCTTCGTTGGCGCAGGCCTGCGGCTGAGCGCCGAGCTCCTTGGCCCCGAGTACTCCATGAGCTACAACACGTTAGATTCAGGAGTTAAAGTTTTTTTGAGCCGACATGTTCATGGTGACGCGGGCGAGGATCTGGTCGAGAAGCAGAATGCCGAGCAGGGGTTGATGCCAATCGTCGGGAATGAGGCGGCCGCCTACGGCTACGAGGGAGAGAACCGCTACTTCGCGCAGGCATTTCGAGAGGGCCGGCAGCCCGAGTACGGTTTTGACGACGGCGTTGAAGTCGTCGAGCTGCTGATGACAGCCTATATGAGTGCTGAGCAGGAGAGGACGATCGAGTGGCCGCCCGAGGGTCTGGAGGATTTTGTGCCGGCGGTCGCGCGCGGTACCTGGAAGGGCTAG
- a CDS encoding YjbQ family protein, translated as MVHQKHIHLSTTGHGDMHDVSNVVSEIALESGVRTGIANISVIGSTGAVGTIEFEPGLRRDLPEILDGLMPPGRHYGHEQAWHDGNAHSHLQATTLGPSLTVPVTNAAPVLGTWQQIFFLECDVRPRDRTLVVTLIGE; from the coding sequence ATGGTACACCAGAAACACATCCACCTGTCGACGACCGGTCACGGCGATATGCATGACGTATCGAACGTAGTAAGTGAAATCGCTCTTGAGTCAGGCGTCAGGACGGGAATCGCGAACATATCGGTAATCGGAAGCACCGGAGCGGTCGGAACGATTGAGTTCGAGCCAGGACTACGGCGAGACCTACCGGAGATCCTCGACGGTCTAATGCCACCCGGACGCCACTACGGCCACGAACAGGCCTGGCACGACGGCAATGCGCACTCACACCTGCAGGCCACGACGCTTGGCCCGTCTCTGACGGTGCCCGTGACGAACGCAGCCCCCGTCCTTGGCACCTGGCAGCAGATCTTCTTTCTCGAATGCGACGTTCGGCCGCGCGACCGGACGCTGGTGGTGACCTTGATCGGAGAATGA
- a CDS encoding insulinase family protein encodes MMPADPETTATADDDAPLPINPKVRVGRLANGLTYYIRQNEKPADRAELRLVVDAGSVLEDDDQRGLAHFVEHMAFNGTKKFPKQELIDYLELTGTRFGPDLNAYTSLDETVYMLSVRTDSLAQLATGLEILREWATEIVFEPDEVEKERGVVIEEWRLGRGAQARIF; translated from the coding sequence ATGATGCCGGCTGACCCGGAGACCACGGCGACCGCAGACGACGATGCGCCATTGCCCATCAACCCGAAGGTTCGGGTCGGCAGACTGGCGAACGGCCTGACATATTACATCAGGCAAAACGAGAAGCCCGCGGACCGGGCCGAATTGCGACTCGTAGTCGACGCAGGATCCGTGCTGGAGGACGACGATCAGAGAGGCCTCGCTCATTTCGTCGAACACATGGCGTTCAATGGGACGAAGAAGTTTCCAAAGCAGGAGCTAATCGACTATCTCGAGCTCACTGGCACGCGCTTCGGTCCGGACCTCAACGCGTACACGTCCCTTGACGAGACGGTCTACATGCTATCGGTGCGGACTGATAGTCTGGCGCAACTGGCGACGGGATTGGAGATCCTGCGCGAGTGGGCAACGGAAATTGTGTTCGAGCCGGACGAGGTCGAGAAGGAGAGAGGTGTCGTGATCGAAGAATGGCGTCTCGGTCGTGGCGCTCAGGCACGCATCTTT